A window of the Bactrocera neohumeralis isolate Rockhampton unplaced genomic scaffold, APGP_CSIRO_Bneo_wtdbg2-racon-allhic-juicebox.fasta_v2 cluster09, whole genome shotgun sequence genome harbors these coding sequences:
- the LOC126764729 gene encoding uncharacterized protein LOC126764729 codes for KNIKQWDDDQYDSEDEIPLLTLIRSNSSHDDTHREVPSLLSKVGGVNVSSEDIENWNDDQNTEDDEDFEVSNNEDEEPVVEEDMQQQKVSFSEAVECINTLIKWYENNNDANQISHLINMRTKIVRSYYTKEKKQTSLDRFFKPALICIM; via the coding sequence aaaaatataaaacagtgGGACGATGATCAATACGACAGCGAAGACGAAATTCCATTGCTTACATTGATTAGATCAAATAGTTCTCACGATGATACACATCGAGAGGTACCATCGTTATTGTCCAAGGTGGGTGGTGTTAACGTCAGCAGTGAAGACATCGAAAATTGGAACGACGATCAAAATACGGAAGATGATGAAGATTTCGAAGTGTCTAACAATGAAGATGAAGAACCAGTTGTCGAGGAAGATATGCAACAACAGAAAGTCAGTTTTTCCGAAGCAGTTGAATGCATCAATACCTTGATAAAGTGGTATGAAAACAATAATGATGCAAATCAGATATCACATCTTATTAATATGCGTACGAAAATTGTCAGGAGCTATtacacaaaagaaaagaaacaaacaagtCTCGACCGCTTCTTTAAACCAGCCCTTATATGTATAATGTGA
- the LOC126764225 gene encoding uncharacterized protein LOC126764225, translating to MAQKYTAEEIHCKVKNMTKKYREEKTKIGPSGGSPSPWRHYNAVNRIKGCTAVNSALYIETYSYSENSTLTQLLPPFDPPLSPPSPSPSCPLPPSLPSPPPSCPLPPSLPSPPPSCPLPPSLPSPSPSCPLPSPSPSSATRKSNFSAEFLKVLKKNKLRY from the exons ATGGCACAAAAATATACCGCCGAGGAAATTCACTGCAAAGTAAAAAACATGACCAAGAAATACAG AGAGGAGAAAACCAAAATTGGCCCTTCTGGTGGTAGTCCCTCGCCTTGGAGGCATTATAATGCTGTGAATCGCATAAAAGGGTGTACTGCCGTTAATTCGGCTTTGTACATAGAGACCTACTCGTATTCCGAG aattcaaCATTAACACAATTGTTGCCGCCGTTCGACCCACCATTATCACCTCCGTCACCATCGCCATCATGTCCGCTGCCACCTTCGTTGCCGTCACCACCACCATCATGTCCGCTGCCACCTTCGTTGCCGTCACCACCACCATCATGTCCGCTGCCACCTTCTTTGCCGTCACCATCACCTTCATGTCCGCTGCCGTCACCATCACCTTCATCTGCAACAAGAAAAAGCAATTTTAGCGCCGAGTTCttaaaggttttaaaaaaaaacaaactgagATATTAG